One Deefgea tanakiae genomic region harbors:
- a CDS encoding tetratricopeptide repeat protein, translated as MTLVELERNLNRAQKLVHTQSGEALNLAFGARDYARSFNQPKLEAKALSICALATFNFGNNEDALAYLAELDQLAQHHNIGEYEGKAYSLYAQAQYTLGAYHLSRDSWNRCLTLPDSAIDLETRVQAHVGLGQLYYAHEHFQTALAHHRKAEDLAAGSEDYHLQGAILINIAADLIACGQLDEAYAVLKGALPLVRADQSYRNEAEIYMHMGRIQLLRGELDRAKMSLMVALKINRLHIHQWSEANTLLTLGECHIAKGDFSHAVAELNSALITATALGALHLQSSIHSILAKAFTAIGEPASAEQHQASYLNLRQQILAERHETQLETMELNLV; from the coding sequence ATGACTCTCGTTGAACTTGAGCGAAATCTGAATCGCGCACAAAAGCTCGTCCACACCCAAAGTGGCGAAGCGCTGAACTTGGCTTTTGGCGCGAGGGATTACGCACGTAGTTTTAACCAGCCCAAACTGGAAGCAAAAGCGCTCTCCATATGTGCCTTAGCGACTTTCAACTTTGGCAATAATGAAGATGCTTTGGCCTATCTTGCCGAGTTAGATCAGCTCGCTCAACACCACAACATTGGTGAGTATGAAGGCAAAGCCTATAGTTTATATGCCCAAGCACAATACACCCTAGGTGCATATCATTTATCACGAGACAGCTGGAATCGCTGCCTCACACTACCTGATAGCGCCATCGATCTCGAAACGCGCGTACAAGCCCATGTTGGCCTAGGCCAGTTATATTACGCCCACGAGCATTTTCAAACCGCACTCGCCCACCATCGCAAAGCGGAAGACCTCGCTGCAGGTTCAGAAGACTATCATTTACAAGGTGCGATTCTGATTAATATCGCCGCAGATTTAATCGCGTGCGGGCAATTGGATGAAGCCTATGCAGTACTCAAAGGTGCACTGCCACTAGTACGTGCCGATCAAAGCTACCGTAACGAAGCTGAAATTTATATGCATATGGGCCGGATTCAATTACTGCGTGGGGAGCTTGATCGCGCAAAAATGAGTTTGATGGTCGCACTCAAAATAAACCGACTACACATCCATCAATGGAGTGAAGCCAATACACTATTAACACTGGGTGAATGCCACATTGCAAAAGGTGATTTTTCTCATGCGGTCGCAGAGCTCAACTCCGCTTTAATTACCGCCACCGCATTGGGTGCACTGCACTTGCAATCATCGATTCATTCCATTTTAGCAAAAGCATTTACTGCGATTGGTGAACCGGCATCAGCCGAGCAACATCAGGCATCCTATCTCAATTTACGGCAGCAAATTTTGGCCGAACGCCACGAAACTCAGCTTGAGACGATGGAACTGAATTTAGTCTAA
- a CDS encoding iron-containing alcohol dehydrogenase encodes MQNFSFHNPCQIEFGAGQISKLSALIPSDARVLLLYGGGSIKHNGVYDEVVAALSQHHWQAFAGVEPNPEYETLMRAVEFAREQNLDFILAVGGGSVIDGAKFVAAAVPHDGDCWLIIGNRVPIKTALPIGVVLTLPATGSESNFAAVISRRETNDKLSFKNAKVFPQFAILDPKSTMSLPARQIGNGVVDAFVHTTEQYLTYPCEALLQDRFAEGILQTLIEIGAQTLAEPNDYNARANLMWAANQALYGMVGLGQAQDWATHAMGHELTMLHGLDHAQTLAIILPALWRYRFESKKAKLAQYGRRVWQLSGEDEQVARQAIEKTADFFNAMGLSTRLSAYQIDAKIAADGVAAQLTRHGRVKLGEHFDLTPEDCRAILLTAH; translated from the coding sequence ATGCAAAACTTTAGCTTCCATAATCCATGCCAAATAGAGTTTGGCGCAGGACAAATTAGCAAACTCAGTGCCCTAATTCCTAGCGATGCTCGAGTATTACTACTGTATGGTGGTGGCAGCATCAAACACAACGGCGTGTACGATGAAGTCGTCGCTGCGCTCAGCCAGCATCACTGGCAAGCATTTGCAGGCGTTGAGCCAAATCCTGAATATGAAACGCTAATGCGGGCGGTTGAGTTTGCCCGCGAGCAAAACTTAGACTTTATTTTGGCTGTTGGCGGTGGCTCGGTCATTGATGGCGCTAAATTTGTTGCCGCTGCCGTGCCTCACGATGGCGATTGTTGGCTCATTATTGGTAATCGTGTTCCAATCAAAACTGCGCTACCGATTGGCGTTGTCCTGACATTACCCGCGACCGGCTCGGAAAGTAATTTTGCCGCTGTGATTTCACGCCGTGAAACCAATGACAAATTGTCATTCAAAAACGCCAAAGTCTTCCCCCAATTTGCCATCCTAGACCCCAAATCGACGATGAGTTTGCCTGCACGGCAAATCGGCAATGGCGTCGTCGATGCTTTTGTTCACACCACTGAGCAATATCTGACTTACCCTTGCGAAGCCTTGCTGCAAGACCGTTTTGCCGAAGGTATTTTGCAAACCTTAATCGAAATAGGCGCGCAGACCCTTGCTGAGCCAAACGATTACAACGCCCGTGCCAATCTAATGTGGGCAGCGAATCAAGCACTGTATGGCATGGTCGGACTGGGTCAAGCACAAGACTGGGCGACGCACGCCATGGGGCATGAACTGACCATGCTGCACGGACTCGATCACGCACAAACCTTGGCGATAATTTTGCCTGCACTCTGGCGTTACCGTTTTGAGAGCAAAAAAGCCAAGCTCGCTCAATACGGACGCCGAGTTTGGCAATTGAGCGGCGAAGATGAACAGGTAGCACGACAAGCCATTGAAAAAACAGCTGATTTTTTCAATGCAATGGGCTTGTCAACCCGCCTTAGCGCCTATCAAATTGATGCGAAAATTGCCGCCGATGGCGTAGCAGCACAGCTAACGCGACATGGCCGCGTCAAGCTTGGCGAGCATTTCGACCTCACGCCAGAAGATTGCCGTGCCATTTTACTCACAGCGCATTAA
- a CDS encoding tetratricopeptide repeat protein, with protein sequence MNNLEARIRELLAFSKSLTYTDPQAAIAHAIEASQLAAQGCEPQLQIAVLHQHMSLLFALGQIHEGCHVLFPALVTAEAHNLESERGDLLHHLGVAHYTLGEYITAIDYWSDCLNLGNAQFSAETRIHAHIGIGQIYYACGKFTDALRHHQAAERWLSAETDEELRARLLINIAADLYELAEYETAQAVLDQAEEITQRLNHLEYLGEIYSYKTLIAMLTGQFEVAHQFIEQGRRLVRIWAWGEISWYIVKARIQHSEGQLTEALVGFTQALEMAVKMGCGHKVFIIHQFLAQVFSTLGQTKASEYHHKLYQEHFHRLLDPSLFDRLAQLETEIEKIGNV encoded by the coding sequence ATGAATAATCTAGAAGCCCGCATTCGCGAATTATTAGCTTTCAGCAAATCACTGACCTATACCGATCCACAAGCCGCGATTGCGCATGCGATCGAAGCGAGTCAATTGGCGGCTCAAGGTTGCGAGCCACAATTACAAATCGCAGTGCTGCACCAGCATATGAGTTTGCTATTTGCACTAGGGCAAATTCATGAAGGGTGTCATGTCCTGTTTCCAGCCTTAGTGACTGCCGAAGCACATAATCTTGAAAGCGAACGTGGTGATTTATTGCATCATCTTGGTGTTGCGCATTACACGCTCGGCGAATACATCACCGCGATTGATTATTGGTCTGATTGCCTCAACTTGGGTAATGCACAGTTTTCAGCCGAAACAAGGATTCATGCCCACATTGGGATCGGTCAAATTTATTATGCCTGCGGCAAATTTACCGATGCGTTACGCCATCATCAAGCGGCCGAGCGCTGGCTCAGTGCAGAGACGGATGAAGAACTCCGCGCCCGATTACTCATAAATATCGCCGCCGATTTATATGAGCTGGCCGAGTATGAAACCGCTCAAGCCGTTTTAGATCAGGCCGAAGAAATTACGCAACGACTCAATCACCTTGAATACCTTGGTGAAATCTATTCATACAAAACCCTCATTGCGATGCTGACCGGCCAATTTGAAGTGGCTCACCAATTCATCGAGCAAGGAAGGCGCTTAGTACGAATTTGGGCTTGGGGCGAAATCAGCTGGTATATCGTCAAGGCGCGCATTCAACATTCAGAAGGCCAATTAACTGAAGCCCTTGTCGGCTTTACCCAAGCTTTAGAAATGGCAGTCAAAATGGGTTGTGGTCACAAGGTCTTTATCATTCATCAGTTTCTCGCTCAAGTATTTAGCACACTAGGGCAAACCAAAGCATCTGAATACCATCACAAGCTCTACCAAGAGCATTTTCATCGCTTACTTGATCCGAGTTTATTTGATCGACTCGCTCAACTCGAAACTGAAATTGAAAAAATAGGCAATGTATAG
- a CDS encoding IMPACT family protein has product MSTTLATAVTAEIIIKKSRFIGHVIPVSNRATAMLLIQEFKQQHPEARHVCWALRAGGESGMSDDGEPSGTAGRPMMQVLQHKHLDSVLAVVIRYFGGIKLGAGGLTRAYTDAIASPLLAAEYIEQIRYEHCQLALPFADENKVRHYLQQHGGDITKLDYTEHEVILSLSIQASDYQAALTQLHQLCRGQTRLLDIEFESI; this is encoded by the coding sequence ATGAGCACCACTTTAGCCACTGCAGTGACTGCAGAAATTATCATCAAGAAAAGCCGGTTTATCGGTCATGTAATTCCGGTGAGCAACCGCGCGACAGCGATGTTATTGATCCAAGAATTTAAGCAACAGCACCCAGAGGCTCGCCATGTCTGCTGGGCGCTACGGGCAGGAGGTGAATCGGGCATGTCGGACGATGGCGAGCCATCAGGCACCGCAGGTCGACCGATGATGCAGGTCTTGCAGCACAAGCATCTGGACAGCGTACTGGCCGTGGTAATTCGCTATTTTGGCGGTATCAAACTGGGAGCTGGTGGCCTCACGCGAGCGTATACGGATGCGATTGCCAGCCCGCTTCTGGCCGCCGAATATATAGAGCAAATACGGTATGAACACTGCCAACTGGCACTGCCGTTTGCGGATGAAAACAAAGTGCGGCATTACTTGCAACAGCATGGCGGCGACATTACCAAACTCGACTATACCGAGCACGAAGTGATACTGAGCTTATCGATTCAAGCCAGCGACTATCAAGCAGCGCTCACGCAACTACATCAGCTCTGTCGAGGTCAAACTCGCTTACTTGATATTGAATTTGAATCAATCTAG
- a CDS encoding HAD-IIA family hydrolase: MIKSIISDMDGVIYRGKQLIPGANEFVQKLLVAKIPFLFLTNNAEQTPLDLKLKVESLGIHGLTEDNFITSAMATAMFLRQQKERAKVYVIGGGGLINELYNVGFSISESNPDYVVVAKSSTFSFEQLKKAVRFIDQGAKFIGTNPDMIDPVEGGGNEPAAGTILAAISAATGKKPYIVGKPNALMMMLASRKLGVHPEECVMVGDRMDTDIVGGMEAGMKTALVLSGVSTLAMLDDFPYRPDYVFNHVGEIEFSQL; encoded by the coding sequence ATGATCAAAAGCATTATTTCCGATATGGACGGCGTGATTTACCGAGGTAAACAATTGATTCCGGGCGCCAATGAGTTTGTGCAAAAACTGTTAGTTGCCAAAATTCCTTTTTTGTTTTTGACCAATAATGCCGAGCAAACGCCGCTGGATTTAAAGTTGAAGGTCGAGAGTTTAGGCATTCATGGTTTAACGGAAGACAACTTCATCACCAGTGCGATGGCAACGGCGATGTTTTTACGGCAACAAAAAGAGCGCGCCAAGGTGTATGTGATTGGTGGCGGCGGCTTGATTAATGAATTGTACAACGTGGGCTTTTCGATTTCTGAATCCAATCCAGATTATGTCGTGGTCGCCAAATCATCGACATTTAGTTTTGAACAACTGAAAAAAGCGGTGCGTTTTATTGATCAAGGCGCAAAATTTATCGGCACTAATCCCGATATGATCGATCCCGTTGAAGGCGGCGGGAATGAGCCTGCAGCGGGGACGATTCTCGCGGCGATTTCAGCGGCGACGGGCAAAAAGCCCTATATCGTTGGTAAACCAAATGCGCTGATGATGATGCTCGCTAGTCGCAAATTGGGCGTTCACCCCGAAGAATGCGTGATGGTCGGTGATCGAATGGATACCGATATTGTTGGCGGTATGGAGGCCGGAATGAAAACGGCGCTGGTGCTGTCGGGCGTATCGACTTTGGCGATGCTCGATGATTTTCCGTATCGGCCTGATTATGTATTTAACCACGTGGGTGAGATTGAGTTTAGCCAGCTCTAA
- a CDS encoding ATP-binding protein: MPDLIESTSFSQEIARIERCWHHTPAQARAECEVLIQQAREQRDPLSQIYAAELYGKIMDHEGKALEARNLLYEAIQQAQAIHNFPLEARIHEQIARSHYSVGDYRTALQNWLRCIELSELADSEPTIWMLAKVGLGQIYDALGDPETAVIFHQAAAERSNEVNDPYLDAKIQINLGVNLQKCGRSTEATKALNRALTICLQHNYHDYTAESYFRLSEVAIQQGELDQAMSQLEQALLFARKVNYRWGEANIFNAMAEIYALRQDWLKAIETLHHGQDISIQNDFSHILMRQHIAAASYAERMFNLPLALAELKAGFEFQQKLNASSQPNQRKELEQQTGLRSSVSNMIIDLANHPAIEEGEFSNFPSIICQAASQILEVARVGFWQLDEQSQQLRCICLFDQASSSSQIEAPLRPTDMPIFFNWLSQHKSLIAHDALHHPDAWDLTEHYLHQHGVQSVLAFPIHSDFGRHIMMFEHIGEQRNWLPDDIQHASQVTDIASRALANHERHAFQNEIHVLNAKLLDTNDALEARVLERTQALAQSNQDLHQAMNKLVQSEKLAALGGLVAGIAHELNTPLGAALTCSTTLSAESKELSMHLQNNTLKKSILESFVATSISASQLIERNLHRASELVSDFKQVAVDTTSARRRTFDLFETVDDVVNMLHSQMRHTQHQLQINIPNGIMMDSFPGAFEQVIANLINNSLLHGFEHKKEGQMSLTVSPDGADKVTLIYEDNGCGIPSELQRRVFDPFYTTKLGQGGSGLGLYITYNLITGVLGGELNLESVAGQYTRFMIKLPLVAPQTSSEPSDASLPT, encoded by the coding sequence ATGCCCGATTTGATTGAATCTACTAGTTTTTCGCAGGAAATCGCCCGTATAGAACGCTGCTGGCATCACACCCCTGCGCAAGCGCGCGCCGAGTGTGAAGTGCTAATCCAACAGGCACGCGAGCAGCGCGATCCACTCAGCCAAATCTATGCAGCCGAACTCTACGGCAAAATCATGGATCATGAAGGCAAGGCACTAGAGGCTCGCAATCTACTTTACGAGGCCATTCAACAAGCCCAAGCCATTCACAATTTCCCATTAGAAGCACGCATCCATGAGCAAATTGCCCGCTCACACTACAGCGTCGGTGACTATCGCACCGCATTACAAAACTGGCTGCGCTGCATTGAACTATCAGAATTAGCTGATTCCGAGCCAACCATCTGGATGTTAGCCAAAGTCGGGCTAGGGCAAATTTATGATGCTTTGGGTGACCCAGAAACGGCCGTTATTTTTCATCAGGCCGCTGCTGAACGAAGCAATGAAGTCAACGACCCCTATTTAGATGCCAAAATTCAAATTAATCTTGGCGTTAACCTACAAAAATGTGGCCGAAGCACTGAGGCAACGAAGGCACTAAATCGCGCATTAACAATCTGCCTACAACACAATTACCATGATTACACTGCTGAATCCTATTTCCGCTTGTCCGAAGTCGCCATCCAACAAGGCGAACTCGATCAAGCAATGTCTCAGCTAGAGCAAGCACTACTCTTTGCCCGGAAAGTCAATTATCGCTGGGGAGAAGCCAATATCTTCAATGCAATGGCGGAGATTTACGCGCTACGGCAAGATTGGCTCAAAGCCATTGAAACCCTGCACCATGGCCAAGATATTTCGATCCAAAATGATTTTTCACATATTTTGATGCGCCAGCATATTGCGGCAGCCAGCTACGCCGAGCGGATGTTCAACTTACCGCTTGCATTAGCCGAGCTCAAAGCAGGATTTGAATTTCAGCAAAAACTCAATGCCAGCAGCCAACCTAATCAGCGCAAAGAACTTGAACAACAAACAGGGTTGCGCAGCAGCGTCAGTAATATGATTATCGATTTGGCCAACCATCCCGCTATTGAAGAAGGTGAATTTTCAAATTTCCCCAGCATCATCTGCCAAGCAGCCAGCCAAATTCTCGAAGTAGCGCGGGTCGGCTTTTGGCAACTCGATGAGCAAAGTCAACAATTACGCTGCATCTGCCTGTTTGATCAAGCCAGTAGTAGCTCGCAAATCGAAGCGCCACTACGGCCAACCGACATGCCGATTTTTTTCAATTGGCTATCGCAGCACAAATCATTAATCGCCCACGATGCCCTGCACCACCCTGATGCATGGGACTTGACCGAACATTACCTACACCAACACGGTGTTCAATCGGTGCTCGCCTTCCCCATTCATAGTGATTTTGGTCGCCACATTATGATGTTTGAGCACATCGGCGAGCAAAGAAATTGGCTGCCAGATGATATTCAACACGCCAGCCAAGTGACCGATATTGCCAGCCGCGCGCTGGCCAATCATGAACGACACGCCTTCCAGAATGAAATTCATGTACTAAACGCCAAACTACTCGACACCAATGATGCACTCGAAGCTCGTGTTTTGGAGCGCACCCAAGCGCTTGCACAAAGCAATCAAGACTTACATCAAGCCATGAATAAATTAGTGCAATCAGAAAAACTCGCCGCACTTGGTGGTTTGGTGGCTGGCATCGCCCATGAACTTAATACCCCACTAGGCGCCGCTCTGACCTGCAGCACAACGCTCAGCGCAGAAAGTAAAGAATTGTCGATGCATCTACAAAACAATACGCTGAAGAAATCCATTTTAGAAAGTTTTGTCGCAACCAGCATCAGCGCCAGTCAACTCATTGAACGCAATCTGCATCGCGCTAGTGAATTAGTTAGCGACTTTAAACAAGTCGCTGTTGATACCACCAGTGCACGTCGTCGAACCTTTGACTTATTTGAAACCGTCGATGATGTCGTCAATATGTTACATAGCCAAATGCGCCACACGCAGCACCAACTACAGATCAATATTCCCAACGGCATTATGATGGACAGCTTTCCCGGCGCCTTTGAGCAAGTGATTGCCAACCTGATCAACAATTCACTCCTGCACGGTTTTGAGCATAAAAAAGAAGGACAAATGTCACTCACGGTCAGTCCAGATGGTGCAGATAAAGTCACGCTGATTTATGAAGACAACGGCTGCGGGATTCCCAGTGAATTACAGCGCCGTGTTTTTGACCCGTTTTACACCACGAAACTCGGCCAAGGCGGTAGCGGTCTTGGACTTTACATCACCTACAACCTAATTACTGGTGTATTGGGCGGAGAGCTAAACTTAGAAAGCGTTGCAGGGCAATACACTCGATTTATGATAAAGCTCCCCTTGGTGGCACCCCAAACATCCAGTGAGCCTAGCGATGCTTCATTACCCACTTAG